GTCGAAACCCTGTTCGACCAACATGCTGAAGCCTTCGAGGATATTCTTGTCGAGCAGCTGGGTTACGCCGTGCCGATGATGGTGCGCCAGCGGCTGCAGACACTGAACCTTGGTCCTTTCAAGCGCCTGCTCGATCTCGGCTGCGGCACCGGCCTCACCGGTGAGGCGCTTCGCGATATGGCCGACGATATCACCGGCATCGACATTTCCGAAAACATGGTCGAGATCGCCCATGAGAAGGACCTCTACGAGACGCTCTACGTCGCCGAAGCCGAGGATTTTCTCGAGGACAATGACGACGAGCCCTTTGACATCATCACCGCCACCGATGTGCTGCCCTATCTCGGCGCGCTGGAACCGCTGTTTTTCGGCGCCGCCGAAAACCTCAATGCCGGCGGCCTGCTGATCTTCTCCTCGGAAACCCTGCCCGCAGACATCATGGCCGGACGCCCCTATATGGTCGGCCCGCACCAGCGTTTCGCCCATGCCGAAACCTACGTGCGGGACCGGCTGGCCGCCACCGGTTTCGAGGTCGTCGAAGTCACCGACATCAACGTGCGCATGCAGGACGGCAATCCAACGCCCGGCCATCTGGTGATTGCGAAGCTCAAGGGCTGAGGCAACTGCGTCTTTCTTCTCCCCGCCGGGGAGAAGAAACAAGCGGCATCCAATCGCCTCACATTTAACACCAACGGCCCGAATCAACCTCTCAACAACATCCGCCAGCCAGCTGAAGAGATTCAGATTTCCGGCACCATCAGCTGGCCTTCGGCCGCCAGACGATATCCGTCACCTTGAGTTTCTTCGGCACGATCTTCAGATCGTAGAATTCGTCGGCCAGCGCCTGCTGGTAAGCGATGGCTTCATCCGGAACCAGCGACACCCGCCCGAGATCGGCGCCCGGCCGTGTCAGCGAAACCTTGGTGACGTCCTCCGGAACACCGGTGATCGCCGCCAGAGACTTTGCGGTCGCATCGATATTGGCCTGCGCCTTGGCGCCAACATTTGCGAGTTCCTTCAGGATCAGCGGCACGAGATCGGGATTGGCCTCGACGAAATCGCCATTGGCGAGAAAATAGCTCCAGGGATCGACGATGCCCTCGGCGGTGGAAAGAACCCGCGTCGTCGGCTCTTTTTCCGCCACGGCAAAATAGGGATCCCAGATCGACCAGGCATCAATGCTGCCGCTGCGGAAGGCGGCGGCGGCATCCGGAGGCGCAAGATCAACCGGCGTGATGTCGCTCAACGTCAACCCCGCCTTTCGCAGCGCCTTGACGGTGACATTATGGGCGCTGGAGCCGCGCTTGAACGCGACCTTCTTGCCTTTCAGGTCTTCCAGCGTCTTCAGCGGCGAGTCCTTCTGCACGAGGATGGCCGATCCGCCGGCCGCTGCCTTGTAGGTGCCGACGTAGCGCAGATTGCCACCGGCGGCCTGCGCGAAAAGCGGTGGCACATCGCCGGTCGGCCCGATATCCAGCGCACCTGCGCCCAGCGCTTCGAGAAGAGGTGGCCCCGAGGAAAACTCCGACCATTTGACCTCGATGCCGCGATCCTTCAACAGCGCTTCCAGCGCCCCCTGGCTTTTTGCCAGCGCGATCACGCCATTCTTCTGCCAGCCGATCCGCAATGTGGTCGTTGCAGCCCCAGCCCGGCGGATATGCGGCAGGAACACCGCCCCCGTCGAACCTGCAAGCAGTCCCAATGTCCCGCGTCGTGTGATCATATCGATATCCCTCGCTGTTGCCATCATCAGATATTTAAAGCGTAGATATTCGAGAGATTTTATCAAATTCCCATGTTGCGCGGAGACGGCGCAGAGAGAATTGAATGTGCGAATTTGCCTGATAGGGCGGAATAAGATTGTCGTGCCTTGGCCGTGTATACCGGATTGACCTTCCGGCAGAGTCATCCCCTAACGGGCTAGATCGATGGGGAGAGGCAATCCCACAAATAAAAATGCCCTCCCCGGCGGCGGGAAAGGGCATCGTTCAAAGACAGGATGGACGGCGGATCACTCTTCGCCGGATTTGGGATTATCCAGCAGCATATAATCGAGCGGCAGTTCCGTCGTATATTTGATCTGTTCCATCGCGAAGGCGGAGGATACGTCGCGAATTTCGATCTTGGCGATCATCCGCTTGTAGAAGGCGTCATAGGCCGCGATATCAGGCACGACGACGCGCAGCAGATAATCGACATCACCGCTCATGCGGTAGAATTCGACAACTTCCGGGAACTCGGAAACCACCTCGGAGAAACGCTTCAGCCATTCAATGGAATGGGAGGCGGTGCGGATGGAAACGAAAACCGTGACCTTGGTGTTGACCTTGACCGGATCGAGCAACGCCACACGCCGGCGGATAACGCCGTCTTCCTCCATCTTCTGGATACGCCGCCAACAGGGCGTCGTGGAAAGGCCGACCTTTTTCGCCAGATCGGCAACAGCCAGCGTGGAATCCTCTTGCAGAATGCGCAAAATCTTACGGTCTAGGCGATCCAATGCGTCTACCCTCCTGAATTAATTTCCTTTCAATACACTAATTTTCGCAGAAAAACAGAAAATTGTTTCACTAAATCCGCATTTCCACATGTTGTCGCAGAACCGGAAGCAGCTCCTCCGTGAACCACGGGTTCTTTTTCAGCCACCCCGTGTTGCGCCAGCTTGGATGCGGCAGGGGCAAAATGCCGGGGCCGGAATTGGCATGGAGGTAGCTGCGCCAGTTCTCTACCGTTTCGGTCATGGTTTTGTGGCGCCTCTCACCGAGGTGAAAAGCCTGCGCATATTGACCGACCGCGAGGATCAGCTCCACCTGCGGCATCGCCGCCATCACCCGCTCACGCCATAAAGGCGCGCATTCCCGCCGTGGCGGCAGATCGCTGCCCTTGTCGTCATAACCGGGAAAACAGAACCCCATGGGTACGATGGCGAAACGCTCAGGGTCGTAAAACGTCTCCCGGTCGACATCGAGCCATTGCCGCAGCCTTTCGCCCGAGGCATCGTTGAAGGGGATGCCGGTTTCATGCACACGCAGCCCCGGTGCCTGCCCGGCGATCAGAATCCTAGCCTTGGTCGAGATCACAACCACCGGCCGCGGTTCATGCGGCAGGCGATCGGTCACTCCCTTCAGCGGCGCATCACGGCAGAGACGACAGCGGGCGATCTCGCCGCGCAGGCAATCCAGCCCGTCATCCCGCAACCACGGGGATCGCTCCGCCTCAGCCATGATCCCACCCGAGAATATGACGGATGACGGTCAAAAAGCCCGCCGCTGGCGTTTCCAGATCCGCTGCCCGGTGCTCACGACGCCATTCGGAGGGCTTTTCGAATTCTCCCGCCCAGATACCCCGCTCCTCCCGCCGTGCCCTCGCCTGCTCGGCGGAAAACTGGAAATAACCTGATGCGACGGCAAACCCCGCCGAGACCATTTCCGAGGACACATCCTTGCCATCCGCCGTGCAATAGACGAGCTGTCGCCCGTATCGGTCCCTCGAGCTGCCGGAACAGGAAAACTCCCGCGCCGTCACCAGCCGCTGCAGCGCTCCGCGCGCCTCTACCCCGCACGGCCAGCTCCCGCCGCCGCGCAGACATGTCTGCGCAAGCTCCGGCGCATCGATCCCGAGCAGCCGGAAGCGTTCGTCGCCCTTGGAAAGGGTATCGCCATCGATCACGAAAAAACGGCCGACATGGGTCTCGCTGTTTATCTGGTCGAGCTTGGCGGCAATGAGAATACCGAGAAAAACCGTGGCGAGAAAAAGCCCGCCATCGCGCATTGCCGAAAAACGCCCGCGCCTGCCTCCATTTCGTCTCATGTCACAACAAACCCTTGTCAGAAATGGCAAACAAATCCTTTCACGGCAGCATCTTCTTAAGATTTTGGGCGTAGCCTGCAAGGGTTCATGTCACCTGCGTTGTAACAATGAGTAAAAGCGTCAGCACGTCCACCGACAAGATCATCGTCGACCGATCGAAGAAACACCGCAACAAGGCGGTTTTCGACACGGTGAAGACGACGCGTGAACGCCTGCAGCAGGGTGCCGGCGGAAACGAAGCCTATGAACGCGAAATGCTGACCATGCACATCGCCGAAGCCCTGCAGGGCGCGATGATCATGCCGCTTTTCATCGTGCTTGCCTCCATCATCGGCCTTTACATCACCGGCGATATCAGCCTGATCATCTGGTCGCTGATTGCGCTGAGTTTTCACGCCATGTCGCTGGTGCTGGCGAAACGGGCCGCCAAACAGGCGATCACCGACGACAATCTCCAGCATTGGAAAAACCTCTTTCTCGGCATGCAGATCCTCATCGGCTGCGCCTGGGCCATGTTCGCACTGGCCGAACCGGTGCGCAACGACCCGACGCTCGTTCTTTTCTTCAAGGGATCGACGCTGCTGATCGCCCTTTCGCTGACCGCCATGGCCAACTTCATGCTGCGGCGGGCAACCTTCATGACCTTCCTGCCGGTGCTGGCGGCGCTGTGCATAACCTCGGCGATTTCGCGCGATCCCTTCGATGTCGGTCTGGCGCTGATGTTCGGCATGGCGATCCTCTTCTGTCATCGCATCACCAGCCGGCTTTACCAGACCAGCATCAAGCTCCTGTCCTCTCAGACGGAAAAGGACGACCTGATCGCCGAACTCGAGGTCGCCAATTCCGTGTCCGACGAAGCGCGGCGACGTGCTGAAGAGGCCAATCTGGCGAAATCGCGTTTTCTCGCTTCCATGTCGCACGAGCTGCGCACGCCGCTCAACGCCATTCTCGGCTTTTCCGAGGTCATGTCGTCAGAGGTGCTCGGTCCGCTCAACAACCCGCTCTACAAGGAATATTCCGGCGATATCCACCGCTCCGGCCAGCATCTGCTCGATCTCATCAACGAAATCCTCGACCTCTCACGCATCGAGGCCGGCCGCTACGATCTCAACGAGGAATCCATCTCCATGCTGGAAATCGCCGAGGATTGCATCGGCATGATCCAGCTGCGCGCCCGCGCCAAGAACATCAGGATTTCCCAGCAGTTCGAAGCCAGTCTGCCGCAAGTCTGGGCCGATGAGAAATCCATCCGCCAGGTCATACTCAACCTGCTCTCCAATGCCGTGAAATTCACCCCGCAGGGCGGCGAGATTCTCGTGAAGGCGGGCTGGACGGCGGGCGGTGGGCAATATGTGTCGATCAGGGATAACGGCCCCGGCATTCCGGAAGATGAAATCCCCGTGGTGCTCTCGGCCTTCGGCCAGGGATCGATCGCGATCAAGAGCGCGGAACAGGGAACGGGCCTTGGCCTGCCCATCGTTCAGGCCATTCTCGCCAAGCACGACGGCCAGTTCATCCTGAAATCGAAGTTGCGCGAAGGCACCGAAGGCATCGCCATCCTGCCGGCAAAACGCGTTCTGCAAAGCCTGCCGGCGGTGGAAGAAACTCACGCCATCCAGCCGCGCCGGCGGTCTTTCGCCTAGAGCGCACCAAAGCTCAGAAGAACAGCGTCGTCACCAGCGAATACAGCACGAAAAATCCGTTCGCCAGCAACAGACAGAAGACGGCAAAGGAGCCGAGATCCTTGGCATGCCGCCCGACCGATGAAATTTCTGGCGAAATGCGGTCCACCAGCTCCTCGATCGCCGTATTCAGCGCCTCAACCGAAAACAGGAGCAGCATCAACACCGTGAAGACGAGAAGATGCGCGAATGGCGCGCCGACCACCAGAAGCAGGGCGAGTCCCACGCCAAAAGCCAGAACCTCGTGGCGGAACGCCGCTTCCAGCCACAGCCGGCCAAGCCCCTGAACGGAATAACGCGCGGCGGCGAAAAGATGCCGCCAGCCTTTTTCCTTGCGAAAGGCGGGTTCCGGTTGCGGCTTCTGCGGCGTCGCGTCCATCTTTGACCTCAATGCTCGGTGCGCGGGCTGATGCGGGTGTCCACACCCGCCGCCTCGAACGTTGCCATGCCGGAATGGCAAGCGGCAGCGGCCTTGACGATGCCGGCGGCAAGCGCTGCACCTGTGCCTTCACCAAGCCGCATGCCGAGCGCCAGAAGCGGCGTCTTGCCAAGCTTCTCGACGGCGGCGAGATGGCCAGGTTCACCCGAGACGTGGCCGATCAGGCAATGGTCGAGCGCCGAAGAATTGGCCGCCTTCAACAGAGCGGCAGCGGCCGTTGCCACATAACCGTCGATCAGCACGGGAATGCGCTGCACGCGGGCAGCGAGGATCGCGCCGGCAATCGCCGCAATCTCACGTCCGCCGAGGCGGCGCATGATTTCCAGCGGATCGGACAGATGGTCCTTGTGGAACTCCACCGCAGCCTTCACCGCCGCGATCTTGCGGGCCATGACTTCGCCTTCCGAGCCGGTGCCGGGACCGGTCCATTCTTCCGCCGTGCCGCCGTAGAGCGCCAGATTGATGGCGGCGGCAATCGTGGTATTGCCGATGCCCATTTCGCCGACGCAGAGAAGATCGGTACCACCGGCAATCGCCTCCATGCCGAAGGCCATGGTGGCGGCGCAGTCACGCTCCGAAAGCGCCGGCTCGCAGGTGATGTCGCCGGTCGGATAGTCCAGCGCCAGATCGAAGATTTTCAGGCCGAGATCATTGGCAACGCAAATCTGGTTGATGGCAGCACCGCCGGCGGCAAAATTCTCCACCATCTGCTGGGTAACCGATGTCGGATAAGGGGTAACGCCATGCCGGGTGACGCCGTGATTGCCAGCGAAAATCGCCACCAGCGGACGGGTGACGGCGGGCGAACGGCCGGACCACGCGGCCAGCCACATGGCGATCTCTTCCAGACGGCCGAGCGAGCCCGCAGGCTTGGTCAGCTGCGCGTTGCGCTCCTTGGCCGCCACAAGCGCATGCGTATCCGGGCCGGGAAGCTCACGCAACAGCGCGCGAAAATCGTCGAAGGGCAATCCGCTCATGCTCATGGTGTCGGTCTCTTTCGTAGCCGGGTTGGCTGTCGCATCGGCTCATGCGTCCGGAACTTGTGTTTTCCGGCAAATCGGTCTTTGTTGCGCCTCTCATAATCGCGGAAACGCCGCGGAACAACCGGAAATGCATTGACTGCAGCGGAGAGAGCATGAAGGCCGGGGATTTTATAACAGATGTCATGCATTCCGTAGCCTTTCTCAGCCGCCTGCCGGTTCCCTCGCGGTTTTTCGGTGAAGGTGACGGCGCCTCGATGCGCCGCACCGCCCGCGCCTTTCCCGCCGCCGGCCTGCTGATCGCCCTACCCGCCGCTTTTCTGGTGGTGATTTTCGCCACCTTCGATGCATCGCCGCAGCTCACGGGCTGGCTCGCCATCGGCCTGACGGCGCTCATCACGGGCGCATTGCATGAGGACGGGCTGGCCGACATGGCCGACGGTTTCGGCAGCGGCAAGGACAAGGCCCGCATGCTTGAGATCATGAAGGACAGCCGCATCGGCAGCTATGGCACCATCGCCATGGTTCTTTCCTTCGCGCTGCGCGCTACGGCGCTCGCATCGCTGATCGAGACCCTGCCCGGAAAAACTGCCGCCGCCTGCCTGATTGCCACGCTTGTCATGAGCCGCGCCCTGATGGTGTGGCACTGGCAGGCCCTGCCCGCTGCCAAGACATCAGGCATCGCCGCCGGCGCGGGCCAGCCCGGAGAAAGCGACCGCAACATCGCACTGGTGACGGGTTTACTGGTCTTCATCCTCTTCACGCTGCACGCTTTGCCCATCCTGTCGATTGCACTTGTGATGGCGGCAGCCATTTTGGCGACGGTGCTGTTCGGCCGGCTCTGCGACAGGAAGATCGGCGGCCACACCGGCGATACCATCGGCGCCTGCCAGCAGATCACGGAGATCGTTACTCTCGTCGCACTTGCTCTTGCGGCATGACGGCCTGATATAGATCATCATGGAAACACCCTGCATCCATATCTGTCGCCTCGATGTGACCCATAGCCTCTGCATCGGCTGCGGACGCACGCTGGATGAAATCGGCGGCTGGGCAGGTTATAGCGACGAAAAGCGCCGCAGGATCATGCGGGCGCTGCCGCAGAGACTGGCAAATTTGAGCGAGACCGCCAAGGAGACGCATACCGCATGAACAGGCTGACCATCGTGCTCCTTATCCTTGCCGTGGGCCTCGGCCTGCTTCTCATCAATCACGATGGTGGCCGCACGCTCGGCATCGATAATGATCAATTCGCACAGGCTCTCTATCTGGTACCCATAGCCGGCCTCCTGTCGGTCGGCATCCTCGCCGGAAGACGTGGCGGCTTCGGCACCGTCATCCGCCAGCTCGCCGTCTGGCTGGTCATCATCCTCGGCCTCGTCTCGCTCTATCTCTACCGCTACGATCTGCAATCCTTCGGCGACCGGCTGCTGAGCGGCCTGATGCCCGGCCGCGCCGTGGTGGTGACGACGGCTGGCGGCGAACAGGAAATCGTCCTGCACAAATCGATGAGCGGCCATTTCGAGGCGAATGTCGGCGTCAATGGCAAGACCATCCATATGCTCGTCGATACCGGCGCAAGCTCCGTGGTACTCGCCAATGCCGATGCCGCCGAAATCGGTATCGACACGGGCAGTCTGCGCTATACCGTTCCTGTCATGACCGCAAACGGCCGCACGGCAGCCGCCCCCGTAACCCTGTCGGAAATCGGCATCGGCCCGATCATGCGCCGCAACATCCCCGCCCTCGTCGCCCAGGATGGCCAATTGGGCCAGAGCCTGCTCGGCATGAGCTTCCTGTCGACGCTCGGTTCGCTGCAGATGCAGACGGATGAATTGCGGTTGCGGGATCGATAAAACGCAGGCATCAGGGGGCTACGTCCCGGCACTCCGCATTCGTCATCGGCCGCGGAAAGGAAATACCCGGTTTCGGGCACAATCAGAATGTTCTTTTCGCACTGACCGGTCGTCGCAGAGCATTGCCCCTTGATTCCTTCCCATTTGATAATTTATGTTGTGGTTGTTCTCAGGGCGGGGTGCAATTCCCCACCGGCGGTATCGGGATTTGTCCCGGAGCCCGCGAGCGCTTCCGGTCTCCAAAGCCGGAAGGTCAGCAGATCCGGTGAGAGGCCGGAGCCGACGGTATAGTCCGGATGGAAGAGGACAAGGCATAAAGACGCCCGCACTCTGTGGGCTTCGCATTGCATTGTTCGCCCAAGGGATATTTGGCGCTTCTTGAAGCGCGAAAATGCCGCAAACCGGCATAACCCTTGAAAGGCTTGAAATAAAATGACCATTGCTAAAATTGAAGACGCCATCGAAGCCATTTCCCGTGGTGAAATGGTGATTGTGGTTGACGACGAAGACCGCGAAAATGAAGGCGATATCATCGCCGCCTCCGACAGCATCACGCCGCAGCAGATCGCTTTCATGATGAACCATGCGCGCGGGCTGGTGTGCGTTGCCATGCCGGGCGAGCGTCTGGATGCGCTCGACATTCCGCTGATGGTGTCGCGCAACACCGAATCCCTCAAGACGGCCTTCACCGTCTCGGTGGACTATATTCCGGGCACCACGACAGGCATCTCCGCCGCCGACCGGGCAAAGACGGTGCGTGCGCTGGTGTCGGAAGGCTCACGCCCGGAAGATTTCGCCCGTCCCGGCCATATCTTCCCGCTCCGCGCTAATCCGGAAGGCGTTCTCGGCCGCACCGGCCACACGGAAGCAGCCGTAGACCTCTGCCGTCTTGCCGGGAAATTCCCGTCCGGCACCATCTGCGAAGTCGCCAACGATGACGGCACCATGGCCCGCCTGCCCCAGCTCGAAATCTTCGCCGAACGCCACGGCCTGCTCGTCGTGACGATCAAGGACCTCGTTTCCTATCTCAAGGGTGAGGTTGTGGAGGAAATGGTGCAGAAGCAGGTGGCTTGAGCTGCGCAAACCTGTGGTGCGAATACCAAAACGCCCGGCGTAGGCCGGGCGTGAATTTGGAGGCAGACATTACTTTTATGCGACATCGTCCTCAGACTCTACCGCTGCCTCGTTTGGATTTTCATGGAATTTGCTGTCACCTCGAAGTAAGTGGCAAAGGACGCACATCCCCTCGACGTCATCCTCGGCCCTGTGCCGAGGATGACGTCGAATGAAATCAATACGTTGCAGATCCTCGGGACAAGCCCGAGGATGACGGCCGTGAACTTTTCAGACTTCATCAGTCGTTGAAGCTGGGCGACCATGCCAAGCCTTACCAGCAGCAGAACCCGCCATCCACCAAGAGATCCACACCCGTCACAAAACTCGCGGCGTCGGACAGCAGGAAGATCGCCGGTCCCACCATTTCATCGACGCCTGCCATGCGCTGCATCGGCGTCTGCTCTTCGAACAGCTTGGTCTGGTGCACCATTTCAGGCCGCGTGTTCATCGGTGTCGCCGTGTAGCCCGGCGAGATGGTGTTGACGCGGATGCCGCGACCCACCCATTCCATCGCCATGGATTTCGACATGTGGATGACACCCGCCTTCGAGGCGTTGTAATGGCACTGCATCAGGCCTCGATTGACGATGACGCCGGACATCGACGCGATGTTGACGATGGCACCTCGGCCATTTTTCAGCATGGCGTTGGCTTCGGCCTGGCAGGACAGGAACACGCCCTTCAGGTTGATGTCCATCATCGTCTGGAACTGGCTTTCTTCCATCTCCTCGGCCGGATTGGCATTGGCGATGCCGGCCGCATTGACGGCGAGCGAAAGTGCGCCGAGTTCGGCTTGCGTGCGGGCAACCGCATCCGTCAGCGCCTGCTTGCTGGTAACGTCGGCGGCGATCTGGATCGACTTGCGGCCGGCCCTGGCGATGAAATCGGCCGTCTGCGCCAGACCGTCATCGGTGCGGCGGTCGAGCAGCGCGACATTGGCGCCGGACTGGGCAAGCCCCATGGCGATCCGCTGGCCGATGCCGGATCCAGCACCGGTGACGAGCGCCACCTGACCGGAAAGATCGAACAGTTTCGGGGCGTTAAGGGTGATGGTGGACATCGCTATTTCCTTCTTCAGATGGTTGCCAGTTCCATGACCGAGACGTCGTTTGCCTCGTCGCGGTTAAGGATGCCAGCCTGTTTTCCCTGCGCGAGCACGAGGATACGGTTCGAAACGCCCAGCACCTCTTCCAGATCGGAACTGACGACGATGACGGCCACGCCGTCCTTCGCCAGGCCAACAATGATATCGTAAATGCCTGCCCGCGCACCGACATCGATGCCGCGCGTCGGTTCATCCAGCACCACCACACGCGGATTGCGGGCAAGCCATTTGGCGATGACCACTTTCTGCTGGTTGCCGCCGGAGAGATCGGAGGCCGGCTGTTCGCTACGGCCCTTCACCCCGAATTTGGCGATGGCGTCCCGGGTGAAAGCGCGCTTGATAGCCGGCGTGATCCAGCCCGTGCCCACGCGGTCGAGATTGGCATAGATCAGGTTTTCACCGATCTCGTGTTCCACCACCAGCCCCTGCAATTTGCGGTCTTCCGGCACCATGACGATGCCCTTGGCGATGGCATCCGCCGGGCTTTTCAGCGAAAGCACCTCGCCATCCAGTCGTACTTCACCCGCGCTCGTCGGATCGGCACCGGAGATGGCGCGCACCAATTCCGTTCGTCCCGCGCCGATCAGGCCGGCAATGCCGAGAATTTCACCGGCGCGGACGCCGAAGCTGATGTCGCGAAAGGCATTGGTCGCGCCCGTCAGCCCCTTGACCTCGAGTACCACCTTCTCCTGCGGTTCAGGCAGCGCCGGGAACAGGCGCTCCAGCGAGCGGCCGACCATGCTTTCGACAATGGTGCGCACCGGCGTCGCACTGTCGGCAAATTCATGCACCCGCTCGCCGTCGCGCAACACGACGATACGGTCGGTGATCTGTCTGATCTCTTCCATGCGGTGGGAGATGTAGATGATGCCCACGCCTTCGGCACGCAGCTTGCGCACCTGCTCGAACAGCGCCTGCGTTTCGGCGCCGCCAAGTGCGGCCGTCGGCTCGTCGAGGATGAGGAGTTTGGCGTCGAGCGCGAGCGCCTTGGCGATCTCAATCAGCTGCTGGTTGGCGGTGGAAAGGCCTGCCACCTTGCGCGTTGCGGGAATATGCAGGTTAAGGCGCGCCAGTTGCTGCTGGGCTCTCCGCACCATCTCGGCGCGGTCGACAATGCCGTTTTTCATGGGCCAGCGGCCGATGAAGACATTCTCAGCGATGGAAAGCTCCGGCAGAAGCTTCAGTTCCTGATGGATGAGGACGATGCCCTTGTCGATCGCCTCGCGCGGCGATGCCGGCTGATACGGCTGCCCAAGCCAGGTCATCTTACCCTCTGAAGGTTCGCGGGAACCGGCGATGATGCCTGACAGCGTGGACTTGCCCGCGCCATTTTCACCCAGCAACGCTACCACTTCGCCCGGATAGACCTCGAGATCGACGGACTTCAGAACCTCGAGCGGACCATAGCGTTTGCTGATGCCACGGAGCGAAAGAACCGGCTCGCGCATGACGGGACCTCCAGGGACGTAATCGCAGTGGCGATACACCACGGCTTTGTGTCCAAAATTGCCTAAAGACAAACCAATGAATGCCCCGCGCATCCGGTTGGACGCGCGGGGCAGAAGGATCAGGGATGGTTGGCGATGAAGCCTGCGACATTTTCCTTGGTCGTCAGCGTCGCGTCGGAGAGCTGGACGGCCGGAACCTTCTCGCCGCCGACGATCTTGACGGCCATCTCGACAGCCATGCGGCCCATCTTCTGGGTCTGCTGCGTCGCGGTCACGTCGAAGACGCCATTCTTCAGTGCCTCAAGCGCTGCCGTATCGCCATCGAAGCCGCCAACGACGATCTTCTGCGACGGATTGGCAACCTTGATTGCCTGCGCCGCGCCGAGCGCCAGACCGTCTGCCTGTGCAAAGACGATGGAGACGTCGGGATTGGCCTGCAGCATGTTCTGCATGATCTGGAAGCCTTCATCCTGGCTCCACATGTTGGACCATTGCTCGGCAACGATCTTCACGCCGGAATTGGCCTTGACCGATTCCATGCAGCCCTTCGTGCGGTCGACTTCAGGTGTAGTGCCCTTCTGGCCGTGGATGATGACCATCTTGCCGGCACCACCGGCCTGTTTGATGATGTAATCGCAAACCGACTTGGCGGAAGCGACGGAATCGGTGGCAAGGAAGGTATCACCCGGCGCGCCATCGGCATTGCGGTCGATGTTGATGACCGGAACGCCGGCAGCTTTCGCAAGCTTCACCGGAACGGTGGCGGCAGCGGCACCGGCTGGGATATAGATCAGCGCGTCGATATTCTGGGTCAGCAGATCCTGGATCTGGTTGACCTGCGTCGGGCCATCGCCCTTGGCATCGACGGTAACGACGGCAATGCCGCGCGTCTTGGCTTCGGCTTC
This window of the Agrobacterium fabrum str. C58 genome carries:
- the ribB gene encoding 3,4-dihydroxy-2-butanone-4-phosphate synthase, encoding MTIAKIEDAIEAISRGEMVIVVDDEDRENEGDIIAASDSITPQQIAFMMNHARGLVCVAMPGERLDALDIPLMVSRNTESLKTAFTVSVDYIPGTTTGISAADRAKTVRALVSEGSRPEDFARPGHIFPLRANPEGVLGRTGHTEAAVDLCRLAGKFPSGTICEVANDDGTMARLPQLEIFAERHGLLVVTIKDLVSYLKGEVVEEMVQKQVA
- a CDS encoding adenosylcobinamide-GDP ribazoletransferase, translating into MKAGDFITDVMHSVAFLSRLPVPSRFFGEGDGASMRRTARAFPAAGLLIALPAAFLVVIFATFDASPQLTGWLAIGLTALITGALHEDGLADMADGFGSGKDKARMLEIMKDSRIGSYGTIAMVLSFALRATALASLIETLPGKTAAACLIATLVMSRALMVWHWQALPAAKTSGIAAGAGQPGESDRNIALVTGLLVFILFTLHALPILSIALVMAAAILATVLFGRLCDRKIGGHTGDTIGACQQITEIVTLVALALAA
- a CDS encoding sugar ABC transporter substrate-binding protein translates to MKFSRILLTSAALLALSLGSANAAEVKKIGLAVANLQANFFNQIKQAVEAEAKTRGIAVVTVDAKGDGPTQVNQIQDLLTQNIDALIYIPAGAAAATVPVKLAKAAGVPVINIDRNADGAPGDTFLATDSVASAKSVCDYIIKQAGGAGKMVIIHGQKGTTPEVDRTKGCMESVKANSGVKIVAEQWSNMWSQDEGFQIMQNMLQANPDVSIVFAQADGLALGAAQAIKVANPSQKIVVGGFDGDTAALEALKNGVFDVTATQQTQKMGRMAVEMAVKIVGGEKVPAVQLSDATLTTKENVAGFIANHP
- a CDS encoding TIGR02281 family clan AA aspartic protease, which encodes MNRLTIVLLILAVGLGLLLINHDGGRTLGIDNDQFAQALYLVPIAGLLSVGILAGRRGGFGTVIRQLAVWLVIILGLVSLYLYRYDLQSFGDRLLSGLMPGRAVVVTTAGGEQEIVLHKSMSGHFEANVGVNGKTIHMLVDTGASSVVLANADAAEIGIDTGSLRYTVPVMTANGRTAAAPVTLSEIGIGPIMRRNIPALVAQDGQLGQSLLGMSFLSTLGSLQMQTDELRLRDR
- a CDS encoding SDR family oxidoreductase, producing MSTITLNAPKLFDLSGQVALVTGAGSGIGQRIAMGLAQSGANVALLDRRTDDGLAQTADFIARAGRKSIQIAADVTSKQALTDAVARTQAELGALSLAVNAAGIANANPAEEMEESQFQTMMDINLKGVFLSCQAEANAMLKNGRGAIVNIASMSGVIVNRGLMQCHYNASKAGVIHMSKSMAMEWVGRGIRVNTISPGYTATPMNTRPEMVHQTKLFEEQTPMQRMAGVDEMVGPAIFLLSDAASFVTGVDLLVDGGFCCW
- a CDS encoding DUF1289 domain-containing protein, with amino-acid sequence METPCIHICRLDVTHSLCIGCGRTLDEIGGWAGYSDEKRRRIMRALPQRLANLSETAKETHTA
- a CDS encoding sugar ABC transporter ATP-binding protein is translated as MREPVLSLRGISKRYGPLEVLKSVDLEVYPGEVVALLGENGAGKSTLSGIIAGSREPSEGKMTWLGQPYQPASPREAIDKGIVLIHQELKLLPELSIAENVFIGRWPMKNGIVDRAEMVRRAQQQLARLNLHIPATRKVAGLSTANQQLIEIAKALALDAKLLILDEPTAALGGAETQALFEQVRKLRAEGVGIIYISHRMEEIRQITDRIVVLRDGERVHEFADSATPVRTIVESMVGRSLERLFPALPEPQEKVVLEVKGLTGATNAFRDISFGVRAGEILGIAGLIGAGRTELVRAISGADPTSAGEVRLDGEVLSLKSPADAIAKGIVMVPEDRKLQGLVVEHEIGENLIYANLDRVGTGWITPAIKRAFTRDAIAKFGVKGRSEQPASDLSGGNQQKVVIAKWLARNPRVVVLDEPTRGIDVGARAGIYDIIVGLAKDGVAVIVVSSDLEEVLGVSNRILVLAQGKQAGILNRDEANDVSVMELATI